Genomic DNA from Falsibacillus albus:
ATGAAGCTGTAAGTGAAGGCTGCTTCTGCCATCGGTACCACCCCGACAGTCACGAAATTTTTCTATATAATGACTGCCGAGACTGCTGGGGTCAACTTTATATTGATAGGTTTCAGCTTGCATGATAGCTGGTGGAGTAGGTTTTATCATGATTTTTGCCTGGATCGACGTGTTCATACTCATCCAATCATGTACCTTCTTTGTCGTAATGTCGTAATGACTTGAAACTTATTTTTCATTTTTTCCGTAAGAACTCTAGTTTTGATGGCGGTGGCTGTCCTGTATTCTATTGATTTTGGAAGTCTTTTTCACCTTTTCGACTATGATCTTCACTATATATCCAATAACAAAGTAGATGGGAAATGAGTAAAAGGAGCTCCAATGAAAAGTTTTGTAAATACCGAGCCAATGGAAAACCGGCTCCCCAATGAAAGCAGCACTGGCAGCCACTAGCAGATTGGCTATGAAAAAAGCTCTTCCCTTTGGAAAGTATTGATACATCAGCATATAAATGACTGGAATAATCGCATAGTCAAATAAATATGCCTTTGGCAGCAGCGGTATAAGCTGTTTCGGGTATCCCCAAAGACCCAGGTCGTAGCCGATACTATCGAGGTTTGATGAAATGATTATCCACAGCAGCCCTACCAACAAAAGAAAATGGAGCTTTTCTTTATGGACGAGCTTGATAAAAACCACCCAAGATCCCAAAAACAATATGACAAGCAGCCACCATTCCCAGCTTAAAAATGTATCTTCATACCATTGATGCATCTCTTTATAGGTCTGGATAATGCGATGCTGTACCAATTGATCATACTTACTGTTCAACTCTATTCCCCCAATAACGGAAATTCATCAGTTCAATCCCCACTATCTACTATCCTTAACGAATTGCAGCGAATTCAAACAAAAAATGGATGGTGACAGGCACCATCCATTTTATTCCAAATTAATTATATCAATGCTTTCATGATTCTTCCCATGTTCTTGATTGCGTATTCGTAGCCTCTTTCAAAGCATTCGTTGACTTTGGATATTTCTAAAGAGCCAATATCGAATATTTCTGGATTCAAGTAAACGCCATGACTATAGTCATGGTCATCGATGATGCTTTCAACCATGATGTAAATGCTTTGAGAAAGAATTTCCTGAATACCGCCCACTTTACGGGTTTTCCCTGAATACCCCAGGTCGATGGCAATTACCCTTTCTGCTCCGAGCGAATAGGCGATGTCACTCGGAAGGTTGTTCGTTATCCCGCCATCGACATATTCATAATCCTCATATGTATAGGGCAAATAGACACCTGGCAGCGAGCAGGATGCACGGACAATATCACTTAGATCCTTTTCAGCGAGTGGGTGCCATTGAAAGTGATCATCGTTGATTTTGTCTGGATACATAACCGATGAATTCGAAAAGACCGACTGTTCCCCATTCACAATCGCCGTTGCAACGATTGCCAGTGTATCCTCACAGTTACAAAAGCTCTTTCCATCAAAAACATCGTCCAAAATTTTATGCAGCCGATTCCCTTTGGCAATCCCTTTTATCTTATCGCTTGTAAAGATCCCTTTTATGATGTGCCAATAGGCGATATCAATGACACTCTTAACTTTTTTGAATTTATCCAAAGCCTTTCCCGGACTATATCCCAGAGCCAGCAAGGTGGCCGCAATCGCCCCTGAGCTTGTACCAGTGTAAATGGAAGGTTTAATATTGTTTTCATATAAAGCCTGTGCAATCCCTAGATGCGCGGCGCCCCTGATGCCGCCCCCTGAAAAGGCAATCCCTATTTTCATATCCCCGCCTCCCAGTAAAGAATATTATCTGATAGCCTGTATTATAACCTTTGTTCAGTTAAAGCGTCATATATTTTACAGATTCTTTAAACGAGAATAATATAAAGTCTAAATTACCTTTGTCTCCCCATAAACTAACAATAACTTCTTCTTCGGAAAGGTGGTCATTCATTTGAAAATTGTCCGTGTATTCATTGCCGCACCATTTTTCTCCGATGAACAGATTGATCGAGTACATAGGCTGGAGACCGCACTTGCCAAAAATCCGTATGTCATCGATATTTATTCCGCTCGATTCCACCAAAATGAGCAGCTTCCTTTTGGCTCGCATATTTGGAGGAAAACAACATTTGAGCAGGACTTAAAATTCCTTCGCAGGGCTGACGTTGTTGTAACAATCCGGGATTTCACCGGGGACTGCATGGACAGCGGCACTGCATTCGAAGTCGGCTATGCCTATGCCATGCAAAAACCGATCATCCTGATTGAAGAAAAGGATTTCCCTCCCAACTTAATGCTCGTAGAAAGCTTGCACGCCTTCTTCAAGCACGTCGAAGACATGGCCACATACAACTTCCACCAAATGCCCGCCATCCCCTATGAAGGACCGATGGTTTGATGGGATTTTCTGGATGGTGCCTGTCACCCTCCGTTGACGGAGGGTGACAGCACCATCCAGATATTGGATACCACTTAAAATATTATTCTTGACCAGAGCGTACATTCCCTCTATAATTATTAAATGTGTCCCAGTAGCTCAGCAGGATAGAGCGACAGCCTCCTAAGCTGTAGGTCGTGAGTTCGAATCTCGCCTGGGACGTTTTTTATAATCATTTTTCACAATATCATTTTTTTCATATCCTACAAGATTAAATCGACCACGCTTATGATAGCGTGTATTTTTTTACTCTCATTGCCGCTTGGCTTTGTTATTCGAATAGGAGTGTGAACCATGGCGCAAAACGAAAAGATCGGAATTGTCCTTGATGTCGAAACCACCGGCTTGAGCCCGCATACAAATGAAATCATCGAATTGTTTATGATCAAGTTTTCCTTTGACCAAAAAACAGGCCGATTCATCGAGACGCTTGATGAATATTCCACGTTCAATGAGCCGTCTTCTTCCATCTCTTCACAGATTACGAGATTGACCGGCATCACGAATGAAATGGTGAAAGGCGCATCCCTGGATCTGGGGGAAATCTTAGATTTCTGTTCAGATGTTGAATACTTCTTCGCTCACAACGCTTCATTCGATAGAAGCTTTATCATCAAGGTCATGCCTGAATTGGTCCATCGAAAATGGCATTGCTCCATGCGCCACGTAAAATGGAAAAACCATGGATTCCCGAACATGAAGCTTGGAACCCTGCTCGACGGCCACGGCATTTTAAACGATCAAGCCCATCGAGCCAATAGCGACACCCGTTCCACACTGGAACTCATGCTCAAAACCAATTCAGCAGGACATACATACTTGAAAGAAATGACCAGCAGGAAGCCGATGGCTCTGCCAGCTTCCATGAAAACCGGACCTTCTGGTCAAACGAGCAAATATTCCTACCGCCGTGCCCGGAAAATGGCCGAGCAGGAGATGGCTGCCTCCCGTGAAAAAAAAGCGCCATTCCGCTATCAAACAAAAAAGAATGTTGATTCATAAACATTTCCTTCCCGGCCCATTTCGTTTGGCCGGTTTTTCATTTCAGAACCAAGATACAAATAAAAGACCGGGCGATGAAAATCACCGCCCGGCAGGGACTACGCGTATTGCTTTTCTTCTTCCTGCTTGAAAAAACTCTTCATCGAATGGAATACATCCGCCTTTTGCTTCAAGATGTAATAGCGGAAGTTTTCGTCTTTAATGTTCTTGTATGCTGACATCAAGGTCGAGTGCCGGTTGTACTGATTGACTTCCCCATAGCCAAACATGTTGGACACTTTCATGAGCTCTTCGACCAGCTTGACGCAGCGGACATTATCCGATGTTAAATTATCTCCGTCTGAAAAATGGAAAGGATAAATATTAAAACGGGTTGGATTGTACTTCTCATCAATCAATTCCAGTGCTTTTCGGTAGGCGGATGAACAAATGGTCCCGCCACTCTCTCCTTTGGAGAAAAAGTCTTCCTCCGACACAACCTTTGCTTCCGTATGATGGGCGATAAATTCGATTTCGACGGTTTCATATTTCGTCCGCAGGAATCGAGTCATCCAGAAGAAAAAGCTTCGTGCCATATACTTTTCCCACAGTCCCATCGATC
This window encodes:
- a CDS encoding CBO0543 family protein, with the protein product MNSKYDQLVQHRIIQTYKEMHQWYEDTFLSWEWWLLVILFLGSWVVFIKLVHKEKLHFLLLVGLLWIIISSNLDSIGYDLGLWGYPKQLIPLLPKAYLFDYAIIPVIYMLMYQYFPKGRAFFIANLLVAASAAFIGEPVFHWLGIYKTFHWSSFYSFPIYFVIGYIVKIIVEKVKKTSKINRIQDSHRHQN
- a CDS encoding patatin-like phospholipase family protein, with protein sequence MKIGIAFSGGGIRGAAHLGIAQALYENNIKPSIYTGTSSGAIAATLLALGYSPGKALDKFKKVKSVIDIAYWHIIKGIFTSDKIKGIAKGNRLHKILDDVFDGKSFCNCEDTLAIVATAIVNGEQSVFSNSSVMYPDKINDDHFQWHPLAEKDLSDIVRASCSLPGVYLPYTYEDYEYVDGGITNNLPSDIAYSLGAERVIAIDLGYSGKTRKVGGIQEILSQSIYIMVESIIDDHDYSHGVYLNPEIFDIGSLEISKVNECFERGYEYAIKNMGRIMKALI
- a CDS encoding nucleoside 2-deoxyribosyltransferase, with amino-acid sequence MKIVRVFIAAPFFSDEQIDRVHRLETALAKNPYVIDIYSARFHQNEQLPFGSHIWRKTTFEQDLKFLRRADVVVTIRDFTGDCMDSGTAFEVGYAYAMQKPIILIEEKDFPPNLMLVESLHAFFKHVEDMATYNFHQMPAIPYEGPMV
- a CDS encoding exonuclease domain-containing protein yields the protein MAQNEKIGIVLDVETTGLSPHTNEIIELFMIKFSFDQKTGRFIETLDEYSTFNEPSSSISSQITRLTGITNEMVKGASLDLGEILDFCSDVEYFFAHNASFDRSFIIKVMPELVHRKWHCSMRHVKWKNHGFPNMKLGTLLDGHGILNDQAHRANSDTRSTLELMLKTNSAGHTYLKEMTSRKPMALPASMKTGPSGQTSKYSYRRARKMAEQEMAASREKKAPFRYQTKKNVDS